Sequence from the Phragmites australis chromosome 11, lpPhrAust1.1, whole genome shotgun sequence genome:
ccacgcctccccgccaggcagtggcagggactgacagcatgcgtggggggagtggttggaagtgacaggccacgctccctcttaaatgcaataTCGGACCTCTCACAACTGACACCTCaacgctgagcccttgtggggtccaccggtaaggagcttctcaagtcctcggagaactccgggtgctcgaggactactgttcattgccccgagcaccctctcccggatatgccatttctcggtcctcggggaactcgggaactcggggaccactattcatggccccgagtgccctctcccggaactgtgtcttctcgggtcctcggggaactcgggtactcggggaccactgtttatggccccgagcgccctctcccggaactgtgtcttctcgggtcctcagggaactcgggtactcgaggaccactgttcatggccccgagtgccctcttcCGAAACTGtgtcttcttgggtcctcggggaactcgggtactcggggaccactgttcatggccccgagcgccctctcccggaactgtgtcttctcgggtcctcggggaactcgggtactcgaggaccactgttcatggccccgaacgccctctcccagaactgtgtcttctcgggtcctcggggaactcgggtactcgaggaccactgttcatgaccccgagcacccctcccgaaactcggtcttctcggacctcggggagacgagggatggcgccacatggTTTTTTGCTGTCCTGACCTCAGAACTCAGAGACccttggttcccatgtcactgacaggcacattcgtaactaattttgtCAAACACAAAGAAATTTAAATATTTCTCCCACGAAAAACAACGCTATTTGGTTTACTACCCACACAAATCttacaaaaatttagaaatGCCCACGGACTTAGGCAAACGTTCGATTCTCCACCAAGATTTAGCATTGCCAACAAAATTTGGTGACATCCAACACAGTTGCGTGTCAAAACGTTCGCACAGCGCGGGCGAAAAAAACACTCGCCAAAATTTGACGCTCCTGCTGCCCACCCTCTCCGTCCCCCTCCCATGGGCCATGTGGCAACTCCCGAGTGGATATACAAGATGTTCTATTCATTATATTTCCTAATTTGCAATCCGTTTGTACCATTGGTTCCTTACAATTTTCAACAAATCAAGATTTACGTTGGATATGTTTTGATATAAAAAAGCAGTAACATGTGGGCTCCATATATCATACGCACGGTATTGGTTTGGTAATCCAAAGAGTTTTTGTTGGCCAATGTCCTGGTATAATGGTGTTACCCTCTAATTTTAAAGCCCGCAATCCAAATGCCATTTTCTTGCCTGCGAATTGGTAATGCCAAAATTTGGCATGGATTACGAGGGACGTGAACCAAACAGAGTTGGGGTAGACTATAGAGAACACATCGGTGTTTTTGGGAGGCAAGTCTGTAGTTTCTTGGTTCATGTGAAGGATGAACATCGAATTAGCGCAAAGCTTGCCAGCGGGGTATTTGATTAATATATCGGTTGtattatctattatattatatattagTAATTTACCTGAAGATTGTGATAAGCAGCTTGTAGATTGTAGATtataaaaagctggattgtaaaatctggaaTTATGAATTATTACAATCTGGTGGAAGACGAATTGATTTTGGAttatgatcacaatccaacttttacaatccagctatttatttcagtttttagattttgatcacaatccagcttttacgaTCCGAAATAAACAGGGCCTAACAAACGAAGCATCCGCTTTCTCACTGAAGGCCTAGATATTACTACGCTAATAAGAGAAAAAATGAAAGTAAAGTGTCCATAtacatatttaaaaattatcTATCTGCCATTACGTAAAGGTAAACCCAAAATACCCTTATATTTGCTTCTCTATTACCCACATCGGACATTACTAAACAAATAAAGCCAAATGTCAGGAAAAAAAGATGATGTAATTTAATTAATGCATAAGTTTATTGCACACTACATGCATTTAAGAGTTCAAAGTTGCAAATTCAAATGATATTTCAATGTAAAgtataatagaaaaaaataaaagcatAGCTCAATACGAGAGGTGTAAAAAGAAATACCAGTCTATTCAAAACAAGTTTCCACGCAAAGAGAAAAAACAATATAAcatattctctctccctccaaaCGATACAGATAGATTGGCAATTTGACTGGCCGATGTTACTCCCCGCTTTACATTACTGAAAGGGGATAGGTGCAGTAGTGGTGTTAAACCAAGAGACAAGCACAAACCATGTATCTATGATGGACGAATGAGATGGatgcaatgaaaaaaaaaattagccaaGCGATCCGAACGACCAATGGCATGGATAAAGACAAGGATCAATAGGGTAGGATATAGGCGCTGTTGCACTGGACATGGACCATGTAGCTTGAAGTTGTAGCATTAGCCAGTGGTAAAGCAAGACGTAGCCTGCTGATTATTAATGGTGGAACCATAACTTCTAGCAGCAACAATGGGCATGAACAAAACTATTGATCTGCAGAGTAGGACGCATGAGTGAAACGATATAAAAGGATACGGGAAAGCGATAGGAAAAAGCACCGTTCGTAGACCACGCATACGATGTAGTGTGACCTTCCAATCAAACAAAAGTTATTCGATTGAAATAGTAAGAACAATAATAAATATCCACATAGCAGAATATGCATAAAATAGAGCAAATAAATGATAATATAGTACCCGAATATATGAAAATATTGTTATGATAGACTCAAGTTTAAATTATATCTATCAAGAAGCAGGCATGGTAGTGACAGAAAAGAAGAGTGATAGCAagataaaatattaattaatgatAAAGCTGGTACATACacaattaaatttttttatactagttacttaaaaaagggaaaatttGCAAGGAAACAAATATTATTAGACTACTACCAGCACGTTATAAAATCAAATTATGACGCTTTATTTTTAAAAGGTACATACTAGGACAAATATGACTCCCACACACACCACACACCTATGCTCCATACACACACGTGTGTGTTCATATACACGTTAGAGACATATTAGAGAGCTCTATATTCTCGGTGTGTATACACGCACACCCTACTTAatacgtgtatatatacatacctATTTAGAGACGAGTTCCTATAAGACATCCGCGCTGATCTTAGAATTAAATGTTGGTGGGCAACATGCCACCTCACCTCACGACTTGCCAAACAAGCTACCGCTCGTTCTCAATTATGACGCTGTATTGACACAGCATTGGCAGCTTATCTGCATCTGTAGCGGTGGGCCGCTAGCACAACACATCCCTCCCCGATCACTTGACAGAATGACAGCGATAATGCATGTCACTTCATACCAGAAGAACACGGCTAAAAGATGCAACAGGCCCTCACCACTTTGGGCCTTATGCTTGTTGTGCATGAACAAGTTTTATCCTGTAGCGGCGATAGATCGACAGTTCCGTTGGTCCATCTCATCTCATCACCTGCCATCCTCTCGCCGCACTGATTCAATCCGTCAGACCAGCTTCAACGATCCCATCATCGTGCTACAGTGGTCACACGAACTTTTAGCATCAGACATGCACTCACCGTTGCATCTTTTGATATTTACCCGATCAAGATCCATTCATCTCACATTCCCACCTGGACCGCTTTCGCGCACCTTCCAGTGGGCACATCTGCCACATCAACTGGATCTCGTCATGGTCAGCAGATACAAGCCAACTCAACAAAGGACCGATCCATCCAATCGCACAACGTTCTATCTCATACGGTGCGCGCACGTCAACGCCGATGTGCATCTCTGTTGTTGCAGAAGGAGATCCTTTGCCTACTTGCACTCGCACGTACAGCAAGTAGATCGTAGCCATGATGGAAACTGCACGAAAAGGACGAAGGGTCGTGCCGCCAGGGCCGGCCGGGTAGTGCGCGGTGTTGGCCGAGAGATGGCACTTTGCCCGGCTGGAAACGCCGGCTTCCTCTTCTCCCACAGCTAGGTCGCACATTTCATCATTTCATGCATGCCGGATGCAGCCTAGGCAGGCCCGTATGCGCCTTTCCTCTCGCACGAACGACCGCCCGACCCGACCTACACAAGTAAAAGCTACACTACTCATCAAGACTGCACTGAGCTACATGCCCAGGAAAGGCAGCAGATTGTGAGACAATAGAATGCAAACCCTGCTGGATCTTGTGCAGGTGAGTTGCTTATATAGAAGTTTACACCAGGTTTACAGGAGCTAACCATCGTAGCTATCAACACGTTAACAGAATCAGATCTGACGTCTAAAGACTCTCTGGCCTAGTCTACCGACGCAAGGATAAGCCCAGAGGAATCGGGCACCAAGGCTGACGAAGAGCGTTGAGGAGGAGTAGGCTCCCAGAGGAATACTTGCGTCAAGGTATATATTGAACCATTCACGCCAACAGATTGAGATGAAGCACGGAAAGCGGCGTCTTATCGTGCCTTGTCGGCCGAGGATATTTTTCACAAACCATGATGCCTGTGCCTTGGGCGATTAGACACACGGTTCCCGGCTTTTAATCCTGCCCTTTTCAGCCGCTTGCCGCGTGCCCCTGTCGCTGTTAGTGTCAATAAATAATCGACGAGATAGGATTGTGAAAAGGATGGTGATTTGTGTAGTGAAGCAAGCTGGTGATATGGAATGATGATCGAGCTCTTAGGTCTCGCCCGGGGTCCATGCACGGGTGCCCTTTTCTGGCTCTCAGCCTTATCTCGAGCTCAAAGGGAGCAGTGGGCTAAGCTAGCGTTCACCTGGATCGCCCGCGAGACCGTGGATTGCACGTAACGTCGCACCATGTGTGTCAACTTGTGAGATGCACTTTTTTGTTTTGAACAACCGATCTGTGGTGAATTATTTGCCAAGCTGAGTACGGAGCAAGATCGATAGATGCATGATTAATAGCCGTACGGATGACAGGCGTACAGCTTTGGTTTGAGGCTTTCTTCGAGCAGTCCATGTAGATTCTGCCGAAAATGCGTATGCGTCAACATGTACACAGTTTGTATCAGCAGGGCTCTTGCAGAGCTTTGCTAAGTGTTAGTGTGTGCGCGCCACAGAAAACGGAACACAAAATTTCACTAGCAGTTGGTACGCACGTCTTTTCAGGATCCCCGTGCTCTTaggtaaaaaaatcatataataaaaaaaattaatatatagaTGAATATTAGATGAGATAGATAAACAACTGAGATAGATAGTATGTATATAAAGTATGTGGAATTATATTTTCCGGGAAGACAGAACCATGCCAGACGACGACACATGTGCACACCGATCGATCCAGCGTATTGCGTGTCGTATTAGACTGTGTTTAACCCGTCATCTTAGACAGCTCCCATTTTGTAGGCAGAATGGACAGCGACCTCGATCTAATGGCCGTCCACAAGTATATACAATTACACATGCATGATATGTGTACCGAATAATTGCCCGACTCATAGCTGAATAGTCATTGTACATGCAAGTCAACTTTGTTCGCCTGAATACATGTCGCACGTTACAACTCGGCATTGACCGTCGTCCATGACCCAACAGTACAGCTCCTACAAGTCTACCACGACTGATGAGGTTCAGACGCTAGTGAGCGACCGGATCTTTCCAAGTAAGCGCGGGAACGAGTCAGATGAGCCCTAAAACGACCGGAACATCTCGAGCCGACATAGCCCCGGACCCGGAATCTTACTCACCGGCAGATCGATCTCTATTACTCCAGTACAATATAAGAGCTTGTTTCAACAAAAGCGGATTTGATTTTGATCCAAGTATTCATggtttagttcaaatttaaatcaaATTCTAAAGATTCCTAATGCAATCCTATTATTCGCTACTGCCACCTTACAACTTGGCGTGATCAAAGTTGTTACTTTCTGAAAACCTAGTTTCGAAGGgctattaataaaatattaattaaaaaaggctaaaaaaattCCTTGTTGCTCCACTGGCTGACGGCTGACGCCCACTACTGGCGCGGTACCCTTTTGCCAACCTTAAAAGGGACGGTCGGCCTCTTTCAAAAATTTATAACCACACCCATCGCATTTCACACTCCCGATCGCTCTCGCCGCGCTCGTCGCCAAGCTCACCTCCTCGGATCGGGCCAAGCCACACCACACGCCACCGCGCCACTTGCGCGCAAACGTGCCGAAGCTTCGTCGCTGGCTTGatcgcccgcgccgccgcccgcctaCTTTGAGGGCTCGCCCGCCTACCTTGAGGGCTTGACCACAAGCCGCCCGGTCTCCCATGCGCCTCCACCACATCCGCATATAGTGAGTGTGCGCGTTGCTGCGAGTTGCCGACGGCGAGAGATGGCAGCGCAGGAGAGCGCCGCGGGGGGAATCCATGTGATGCGGTGGCGTTACGGGGACGTGGGCGACAGCAACTTCGCGGTGCACGGTCGCGACGTGCCGCTGCTCGTGGGACTGCTCCTCGCCGTCATAATATTCGTCGCGATCTGCCTCTACTTCCGCTGGAGGTGCCACCGCTACGTGCCCCACCGGGAAGCGGAGGCCTCGtcgtcggcgacggcgacgtCGTTGACCGGCCTCGACGCCGACGCCATCCGCAGCCTGCCCGTGACGCTGTACCGGCCGCCAGCGTCGCTGCCGC
This genomic interval carries:
- the LOC133883971 gene encoding RING-H2 finger protein ATL66-like; this encodes MAAQESAAGGIHVMRWRYGDVGDSNFAVHGRDVPLLVGLLLAVIIFVAICLYFRWRCHRYVPHREAEASSSATATSLTGLDADAIRSLPVTLYRPPASLPPLAVKGTGEVDDQAALCSICISALVAGEKVKALPPCGHCFHPDCVDAWLRSQASCPLCRCLLLAAAAAKPDVNGNDSAV